A DNA window from Xanthomonas campestris pv. campestris str. ATCC 33913 contains the following coding sequences:
- the mdcG gene encoding malonate decarboxylase holo-[acyl-carrier-protein] synthase: MAGRHALVWLRADAPSQALTPGAQPRLQAWFAAGFPAVVARRDGAEQPGQVRLGVPLPPAQGKQRIALCAQVSDIARSVPALALPEVISHAPPQWQAALHALQAQATAIGMQPRVFGSFAFQAVTGLPYVHAASDVDLLWTLDTPTQAHAVVTLLQQWEHVTARRADGELLLPDGNAVNWREYAGDAQQVLVKRNDGCRLLPRTALFPERCAA; the protein is encoded by the coding sequence ATGGCCGGCCGCCACGCCCTGGTGTGGTTACGGGCAGATGCGCCCTCGCAGGCGCTCACGCCTGGCGCACAGCCGCGGCTGCAGGCCTGGTTTGCAGCGGGGTTTCCGGCAGTGGTTGCACGCCGCGATGGCGCTGAACAGCCCGGCCAGGTGCGGTTGGGCGTGCCCTTGCCACCTGCGCAAGGCAAACAGCGCATTGCGTTGTGCGCGCAAGTGAGCGACATCGCCCGCAGCGTGCCTGCGCTGGCCTTGCCCGAGGTCATCTCGCATGCGCCACCGCAGTGGCAGGCCGCGCTGCACGCGCTGCAGGCGCAGGCCACAGCCATCGGCATGCAGCCGCGCGTCTTCGGCAGCTTTGCGTTTCAGGCAGTGACCGGGCTGCCGTATGTGCATGCCGCTTCGGACGTGGATCTGCTGTGGACACTGGACACGCCAACGCAGGCGCACGCGGTGGTCACGCTGCTGCAGCAGTGGGAACACGTCACGGCACGACGTGCCGATGGCGAACTGCTGCTGCCCGACGGCAACGCGGTGAACTGGCGCGAATATGCCGGGGACGCGCAGCAGGTGCTGGTGAAGCGCAACGACGGATGCCGGTTGCTGCCGCGCACCGCGCTGTTTCCAGAGCGGTGCGCAGCATGA